From the Acidimicrobiales bacterium genome, the window CTCGTCCGGGGAAAGTTCCGCGTTCGGGGCGACACCATCGAGATCCATCCGGCCTACGACGAGACGGCGGTGCGGGTCGAGTTGTTCGGCGACGAGATCGAGCAGATCACGGTGGTCGACCCGCTCACGGGTGAGCGGCTCGAGACCCTCGAAGAACTCGTGCTGTTCCCCGCGACCCACTACGCCACCAGCGAGGAGCGGATGCAGGCGGCCATCGCCCGCATCCAGAGCGAGCTGACCGACCGGCTCCAGCACTTCGAGTCCGAGGGCAAGCTCTTGGAGGCGCAACGGCTGCGGATGCGCACCGAGTACGACCTCGAGATGATGCAGGAGGTCGGCTACTGCAACGGCATCGAGAACTACTCGGGTCCGATCGACGGTCGTGGTCCCGGCGAGCCGCCCTACACGCTGATCGACTACTTCCCCGACGACTTCCTCATGGTGATCGACGAGTCCCATGTCGCGGTGCCGCAGCTCCACGGGCAGTACGAGGGCGACCGTAGTCGCAAGCTCAACCTCATCGAACACGGGTTCCGGCTTCCGTCGGCGGCCGACAACCGGCCGCTGCGCTTCGAGGAGGTCATGGATCGGCTCAACCAGGTCGTGTTCCTGTCGGCCACCCCCGGGGCCTACGAGCTGGAGCGATCGAGCCAGGTCGTGGAGCAGATCGTGCGGCCGACGGGCCTGATCGACCCCGAGGTCATCGTCAAACCGACGAAGGGCCAGATCGACGACATCCAGGAGCTCATCCAGGGCCGGGTCGAGCGCAACGAACGGGTGCTCATCACCACGCTCACGAAGAAGATGGCCGAGGACCTGACCGACTATCTGCTCGAACTCGGGATCAAGGTCCGCTACCTCCACAGCGAGGTCGACACCATCCAGCGCATCGAGATCCTTCGCGACCTGCGCTTGGGCGAGTTCGACGTGCTCGTCGGTATCAATCTCCTCCGCGAGGGGCTCGACCTTCCCGAGGTCTCGCTCGTGGCGATCCTCGACGCCGACAAGGAGGGGTTCCTGCGCAGCGAGACCTCGCTCATCCAGATGATCGGCCGCGCCGCCCGCAACGTCGCCGGCCAGGTCGTGATGTACGCCGATCAGATGACCGACTCGATGCAGCGAGCCATCTCGGAGACGAATCGCCGACGGGGCGTGCAGGAGGCCTACAACGCCGAGCACGGGATCGATCCCACCTCGGTGCGCAAGGAGATCACCGACATCTTGTCGATGATCCGGCCCGCGGCCGATCGTGCCCCCGTGCCCGAGGCGCTCTCCGAACTCGGGGCCAAGCGCCGCGCCACCGAAGACCTCAGCGATCTGCCCGAAGACGAGTTGGAGCGCCTGATTCGCACCCTCGAGGGGGAGATGCGTGATGCCGCGATCGACCTCCGGTTCGAATACGCGGCGCGCCTGCGCGACGAGATCAAGGACCTCCGCCGCGAACTGCGCGAGATGCGCTGACTTCGCTCCACAACCCCCAGCCGTTGCCGATAGTCACGGGTGGGACAGACCATCGATCAGGCGTTCACAGGCGATCCGCTGCTCGGGACCGAAGCGGAGTCGAGCGACGACGTTCACTGGTGGCAGCGGACCCTGCCGTCGATCCTGGCCCTGACGATCGTGCTCTTCCTTCTCGCCCAGCTCACCGATCCGGCCGGATACCTGAGTACCGACGTCGGCGGGAAGACGGCGACCATCGAGGTCATCATCGAAGACGGCCCTCGAGCGCCCGATCTCGGCTACTGGGCCGAGGAGTTCGACGAGGACGGCAGCCTCTATCCCATGTGGTCGACCGGGAAGGTCGGCGACAGCTGGGTCAATGTGACGACGCTGCCGATGCTCTACGTGGCGGTGCCGCTCTGGAAGCTCGGAGGGCCCCGACTCGCAGTTCTGATTCCGGTGCTCGGCACCGTGCTCGCCGCAGCCGGGGCCGCAGCGCTGGCAGCCCGCATCGGTGGCGACCGACGTCAGCGAAGCATGGCGTTCTGGTTGGTCGGATTGGCGTCGCCCGCGACGATCTATGCCCTCGACTTCTGGGAACACAGCCTGGGGCTGGCGCTCATCACTTGGGGCATGGTCCTCGCGCTCGACGCCGGGAGCGACCAGCGCATCCGTTGGTGGGTGCCGCTGGCCGCAGGCCTGGCGTTCTCCGGCGCCGCATCCATGCGTCAGGAAGCCCTGATCTACGGCGTGGTCGCCGGCGTCGTGCTCGTGGGGCGGCTCACTGTCGGCGCAAAGCCGCTCACCGCAGTGCTGCGCGGTGGCGCGATGATCATCGGAACCGGTCTCGGGTTGGCGGCCAACGCCGCCTTCGAGTGGTGGGTGTTCGACACGACGCTGCGGGCCGGGCGTGGGGGCAGCACGGCGGCGGCGGCCGGCACCGATCTGATGGTGCGTCTCGAAGAGGCCGTGGTCACCGGCGTCGCCCCGATGGCGGGCACGAACGGTTCGGCGTTGCTCGTGGCCGGCCTGCTCTTCGCCCTTCTCGTCGCGCTCGGAGTCAAGGCGGACGCACCCGCGACGGAACAACGGATGATCTGGGCGGGCCTCGCTGCGGTCGCCGCGTTGACCGTCCTCGACCTGCTCATCGACGGTCTCCGCTTCGTTCCCGGCATGGCCGCGACCACGCCGCTTGCGGTGTTCGGGCTGGCACGGGGTCTGCGACGGGGGCCGGCACGCGCCGTCACCGCGATGGCGCTGGCTGCGTTGCCGGTGGTCTGGATGACACAGTTCGCCGGTGGGGCCTCCGCCCAATGGGGAGGCCGCTACATCCTGCCGTCGGGTCTGCTGCTCCTGGTGGTCGCGGTGGTCACCTACGACACGGGGCGAGCCCACGAGACCATGCGCAAGGTAGCGGTGGCGGGTCTCGCGATCACCATCGTCGGTCTGGCCTGGGCGATCGTGCGAACCCACGGTGTCGCCGATGCGGGTCGGGTCCTGGCCGACCGCCCCGAGGACGCGCTGCTGTTCCACGACCCGTTCCTGGCTCGCGAGCCGGGACCACTCGGGCTCGACGAGCGGTGGCTCGCGGCGCCCACAGCCGCTCTCGTCGCCGAGGCGGGCGAGGTACTCGCTGCCGCCGGTGTCGAACGGGTCGGCTACGTCGACTACGACATCGGTCGC encodes:
- the uvrB gene encoding excinuclease ABC subunit UvrB; amino-acid sequence: MAPVTVPSNRTPLKVVSGFQPAGDQPQAIKLLSEGIERGDRFQTLLGITGSGKSATIAWTIEQVQRPTLVLAPNKSLAAQLANELKEFFPDNRVEYFVSYYDYYQPEAYMAASDTYIEKDSSVNDEIDRLRHSATSSLLTRRDTIVVASVSCIYGLGSPEEYETQLLVLRTGEEHDQRSILRRLVDLQYERNDMNLVRGKFRVRGDTIEIHPAYDETAVRVELFGDEIEQITVVDPLTGERLETLEELVLFPATHYATSEERMQAAIARIQSELTDRLQHFESEGKLLEAQRLRMRTEYDLEMMQEVGYCNGIENYSGPIDGRGPGEPPYTLIDYFPDDFLMVIDESHVAVPQLHGQYEGDRSRKLNLIEHGFRLPSAADNRPLRFEEVMDRLNQVVFLSATPGAYELERSSQVVEQIVRPTGLIDPEVIVKPTKGQIDDIQELIQGRVERNERVLITTLTKKMAEDLTDYLLELGIKVRYLHSEVDTIQRIEILRDLRLGEFDVLVGINLLREGLDLPEVSLVAILDADKEGFLRSETSLIQMIGRAARNVAGQVVMYADQMTDSMQRAISETNRRRGVQEAYNAEHGIDPTSVRKEITDILSMIRPAADRAPVPEALSELGAKRRATEDLSDLPEDELERLIRTLEGEMRDAAIDLRFEYAARLRDEIKDLRRELREMR